One region of Mycobacterium riyadhense genomic DNA includes:
- a CDS encoding helix-turn-helix domain-containing protein — translation MTSRGRPTAGLGLTKEEHQTLTRWPRRRKSSPCAGVAVADRVGCAQGLANKQVAVRERVSPSAVGKWRRRFVEARLDGLVDNPRPGRPATVSTKQVENVGFVVTRREARDAPTFSGFGGSEYDAT, via the coding sequence ATGACATCACGCGGACGCCCGACGGCGGGGCTGGGTCTGACCAAGGAGGAACACCAGACGTTGACACGATGGCCTCGGCGCCGCAAGTCCTCCCCATGCGCTGGCGTTGCGGTCGCGGATCGTGTGGGTTGCGCCCAAGGCCTGGCGAACAAGCAGGTCGCGGTGCGCGAGCGGGTGTCACCGTCCGCGGTGGGCAAGTGGCGGCGCCGGTTCGTTGAGGCCCGCTTGGATGGACTGGTCGACAACCCGCGGCCGGGCCGACCGGCGACGGTGAGCACCAAGCAGGTCGAGAACGTTGGGTTTGTCGTCACACGTCGCGAAGCCAGGGATGCTCCAACCTTTTCCGGGTTTGGTGGTAGCGAGTACGACGCCACATGA
- a CDS encoding tyrosine-type recombinase/integrase produces the protein MVTGRVERDLTGGILRARASRVTMPRGLSLIQVEQLLAACNPRTVVTVRDRAVITVMRRLGLRAGETAGLLLDDLGWAAGRLSVVAKNQRRLTLPLPVDAGQALIAWLRVRPNDSVDRALFVRLRPPIRRLTSAGISDILKHRAEAAGLGGVHAHRLRHTAAMSVIATGGALVEAQELLGHRSVASTRVYARTDLASLRTLNVAFGQVPR, from the coding sequence ATGGTCACCGGCCGGGTGGAGCGTGATCTGACGGGCGGGATTCTGCGGGCCCGCGCTTCTCGGGTGACGATGCCTCGCGGTCTGTCGCTGATCCAGGTGGAGCAGTTGCTCGCGGCATGCAACCCCAGGACCGTGGTCACTGTCCGGGACAGGGCTGTGATCACTGTGATGCGGCGGCTCGGGCTGCGTGCCGGGGAGACCGCGGGCTTGCTGCTTGATGACTTGGGCTGGGCGGCAGGCAGGTTGAGCGTCGTGGCGAAGAATCAGCGGCGCCTGACGTTGCCGCTACCGGTTGATGCTGGTCAGGCCCTGATCGCTTGGCTACGCGTGCGCCCGAACGACTCGGTCGATCGGGCGTTATTCGTGCGTCTGCGACCGCCGATCCGGCGGCTGACAAGTGCTGGGATCTCTGACATCCTCAAACACCGCGCCGAGGCCGCTGGGCTTGGTGGCGTGCACGCGCACCGTCTGCGCCACACCGCGGCGATGAGCGTCATCGCGACCGGCGGCGCACTGGTCGAGGCCCAGGAGCTGCTCGGGCACCGAAGCGTTGCCAGTACGCGGGTCTATGCCCGGACAGACCTCGCGTCGTTGCGGACACTGAACGTGGCATTTGGGCAGGTGCCGCGATGA
- a CDS encoding MFS transporter, with translation MTKTGANARLLVGVVGFVFFVDMLALGIVVPVLPSLARSAGLDFLGVGLLFACYGLAYFILTPVVGWLVDSRGSRPVFLAGAILLTLSTVFFCYASSPAGLVTSRMLQGAGAAVTWVSGQATLIEMFPESQRGRVVGTANIGTALGVLLGPAAGGLLLETLGRRAPFLLGAVLAGAAVVVLAAVLPRSTPDRRSTANRGPFPVREASGRAAPWLLAGLAAGLALGAVEATLPIDGVARLHVSGVTTGLMFALTTAAFIVASQVAGRMSDGGRRVPVLAAGWVTLGVALAFSCVPSTLVVQAIVLIFLGSGLGVMNATVMPALADAMDAVGAQRPGTTAAAYNLCFSAGTMTGAPLAGWLADMQSFRVATALIAMSTLACGLLATLAYATFARRESKLRKAANTRRGLLH, from the coding sequence ATGACGAAGACCGGCGCTAACGCGCGTTTGCTGGTCGGAGTGGTCGGCTTCGTGTTCTTCGTCGACATGCTTGCCCTCGGAATCGTTGTGCCGGTACTGCCGAGCTTGGCCAGATCCGCCGGGCTTGACTTTTTGGGTGTGGGGTTGTTGTTCGCGTGCTACGGGTTGGCGTATTTCATCCTGACTCCCGTCGTCGGCTGGCTGGTCGATTCGCGTGGGTCCAGGCCAGTGTTTTTGGCGGGCGCAATCCTCCTGACGCTGTCAACGGTTTTCTTTTGCTACGCGAGCAGTCCCGCGGGATTGGTGACGAGTCGCATGCTGCAGGGCGCTGGAGCAGCCGTAACCTGGGTTTCGGGCCAAGCGACACTGATCGAGATGTTTCCGGAGAGCCAGCGGGGCCGTGTAGTCGGCACCGCGAATATTGGTACCGCTCTCGGCGTACTTTTGGGGCCCGCGGCAGGTGGGCTACTCCTTGAGACGTTGGGACGTCGCGCGCCCTTCCTGTTGGGTGCAGTGTTGGCTGGCGCGGCTGTGGTGGTGTTGGCCGCGGTGTTGCCGCGCTCGACGCCCGACCGGCGGTCGACGGCGAACCGCGGGCCGTTTCCAGTTCGGGAGGCGTCGGGTAGGGCGGCGCCGTGGCTGCTGGCTGGGCTGGCAGCGGGGCTCGCGCTCGGCGCCGTCGAGGCGACGCTGCCAATCGACGGTGTTGCCCGGCTCCACGTTTCAGGCGTCACGACCGGGTTGATGTTCGCGCTGACAACCGCGGCCTTCATCGTGGCGTCACAGGTTGCCGGTCGGATGTCAGATGGAGGGCGTCGCGTGCCGGTCCTAGCGGCGGGCTGGGTTACCCTCGGCGTCGCTTTGGCGTTCTCCTGCGTGCCATCGACTCTGGTCGTGCAGGCAATCGTTCTAATATTCCTCGGGTCTGGCCTAGGAGTTATGAACGCGACAGTCATGCCGGCGTTGGCAGATGCCATGGATGCGGTTGGTGCTCAACGCCCGGGAACGACTGCCGCTGCATACAATTTGTGCTTTAGCGCAGGAACCATGACAGGCGCGCCCTTAGCGGGGTGGCTTGCCGATATGCAGTCGTTTCGTGTAGCAACCGCGCTTATCGCAATGTCGACGCTGGCATGTGGCTTGCTTGCCACGCTCGCGTACGCCACGTTCGCTCGGCGGGAGTCCAAACTCCGAAAGGCTGCCAACACCCGCCGGGGTCTGCTGCACTGA